The region CGCAGACGGAAACGGCCGCCACATTGGCCCAGTCGTCGACAGACAAGGCCGACGCGTCGGCCCATCGTGCAGCACCATATAGTCGATAGCGCAAACTCAAGCGTTCGACGCCTTCGACAAGCGGCTGCGCGATGCCGGGTCTGCCGCTGCCTTCGCAGTACAGTTCCGGTTCGCCCGTCGACGCGCTGACGCGCGCGTAAAAGCGGTTGACGATCAGCGGCTGCGTATCGGCCGCGCCGACGCCCTGGCCGAGGCAGTCCGTCGGCTGCCCGCTCGCCGTCGGCCATGTGGAGACGCCGTCTCCGACATAGCGGACGACGAGGCCGTCGGAGCGGCTCGCGAGCGGATCGCATGCGGTCTGACCGTCCGCGCCGACCGGACGTCCCGCCGCACAGCCGAACAGCCCCGGCACCGCGCGGGCATCGTATGCATCGAGCGGCACGAAGCCCGCCATCTGGATCTGCTGCGAGATCAGCGCGAGCGCCGCCTGCGCCGCGTCGCGCAAGCGCGCGGCATCCACCGCCGCTGAATAAGCAGCCCGCTGCACGCGATAGAGCGACATGGCGGCAAGCAAAATCAGCAAGCCGAGCGCCATCGCGATCATCACCTCGACCAGCGTATGCGCGCGCCAACGGGTCGTGCGCATCATCGGCGCTGCGTCGATGCATACGCGAGCGTCACGCACGACTTGGCGGCATCGCGCGCAGCAGCGGCATCGCCGTCGCAACGCAAAGGGCTTGCAGCCAATCCCGCGGACCGTTCCCATTCGACCCGTACGTTCGAAATATCCGCACCCGCGTTCGTCGCGACGAGCTTGCCGTGGCGCAATCCGGACATCGACGCGTCCCAGTCGACGCCCGACGGCCCACCGGCTCGCGCCATCTCCGCCCACGAATCGGCGACGAGCACCGCCGGCTCGCATGCCGCGGTGTCGCGCTCGCTGCGTATCGCCGCGAGCAACGCCGCCACCACACCGAGCGACGCAACCGCGAGCAGCGCGCACGCGATCGCCGCCTCGAGCAACGTGCTCCCACGCATCGAGCGGCAACATGTCATGTCGACGCTCCGCAACCGCCCTCGGCGAATCGCACGCGACCACCCGCCGCGATGCGCAGGCAGCGGCGCCAGCGTTCCCCGCGCCATGCGCCCGATGCGTCTGCCGGCGCAAACTCGAAACTTCGGAAGCCGCCGATCACCTGGCCCGCGGGCGGCGTGAACACGACATCGACAGTCGTGCCCGTCACGGCCACTCGGGCATCGGGCGCAATACGCCGCAACAGGCGCGTACCGCGTTCGCCATCCGCGGCGGCGACGGCCCAGCCGCACGACCAATCGGCCGCCCCGCCACCGCATGGCCGCCCCGCCGCAATGCATTTCGCGGTCGCATCGCTGCGGCACAGCACCACGCGCGCGCCGAGCCTGACCGCTTCGCCGCGCGCATAGGCGAGCAATGCGCCGAACACGCGCGCCCGCGCGTCCACTCGATCGCGCATTCGAGCGCCGGCGAGCGTCGGCGCGGTCAGCATCGCGGCAAGCGCCACGAGCATCAGCGCAGCCATCACTTCGACGAGCACGAAGCCCGCCGTTGCCCACCTGTCACGCTCCGCTCGCATCGCGCTCTCCTTGAATCCGATGCGCCGACTCTACGCGTGCAGGCAAGCGCCGACCATCCGCCGAATGGCCGAGTCGCGCGCCGCGACCGGGCACACGACAATCGCCCAGGCGAGCACGCACACCGCGTGTTACGCGGGAGAAACGAATGGAACGGAAAACGAAACGGGAAACGGAATGCGCAAGCTCAACGCTTGCGAGGCGTCTTCGCGGGCGCCGCGCGGCGGAATTCCTCGATCACGTCCTCGAACTCGGAGACGTCTTCGAACCGCCGGTAGACAGAGGCGAAGCGCACGTAGGCGATCGTGTCGAGCTGGCGCAACTCGTTCATCACGAGTTCGCCGAGCTTTTCGCTGCGGACTTCGCGCTCGCCGGAGGCGAGCAGTTGATATTCGATGCGGGCGACCGCCGCGTCGATCGCATCGGCTGCAACCGGGCGCTTGCGCAGCGCCAGTTGCATGCTCGCGACAATCTTGCGGCGGTCGAATTCGGTGCGACTGCCGTCTTTCTTCACGACGGCCGGCAACGCCAGCTCGACCCGCTCATACGTCGTGAAACGCTTGTCGCAGGCCGAGCAGCGCCGACGCCGGCGGATCGCGGCGCCGTCTTCCGACACGCGCGAATCCACCACCTGAGTATCGTCGTGCCGGCAGAACGGGCAGCGCATGGCCGATCAGCGATAGACCGGGAAACGCTTCGTCAGCTCGGCGACCTGCGCACGCACGCGCTCGATCGTCGCCGCGTCTTCGGGATGCTCGAGCACGTCGGCGATCAGGTTGCCGACGAGCTCCGCTTCCTGCGGGCCGAAGCCGCGCGTCGTCATCGCCGGCGAGCCCAGGCGCACGCCGCTCGTCACGAAGGGCTTCTCCGGATCGTTCGGGATCGCGTTCTTGTTGACCGTGATGTGCGCATTGCCGAGCGCCGCTTCCGCCGCCTTGCCCGTGATGTTCTTCGCGCGCAGGTCGACCAGCATCACATGGCTCTCGGTGCGGCCCGACACGATGCGCAGGCCGCGCTTGACGAGCGTTTGCGCCAGCACGCGGGCGTTCTCGACCACCTTCTGCTGGTATTCCTTGAATTCCGGCGACAGCGCTTCCTTGAACGCGACGGCCTTCGCGGCGATCACGTGCATCAGCGGTCCGCCCTGGATGCCCGGGAAGATCGCCGAGTTGATCTGCTTCTCGTACTCGGCCTTCATCAGGATCACGCCGCCGCGCGGGCCGCGCAGGCTCTTGTGCGTCGTCGTCGTGACGAAATCCGCGTGCGGCACCGGGTTCGGATAGACACCCGCCGCGATCAGGCCCGCGTAGTGCGCCATGTCGACCATCAGGTACGCGCCCACTGCCTTGGCGATCTTCGCGAGGCGCTCGAAATCGATCTTCAGCGCGAACGCCGACGCGCCCGCGACGATCAGCTTCGGCTTGTGCTCGTGCGCGAGCTGCTCGGCCGCTTCGTAATCGATGTCTTCAGCCTCGTTCAGCCCGTAGCTCACGACGTTGAACCACTTGCCCGACATGTTCACCGGCGAGCCGTGCGTGAGGTGGCCGCCGTGCGCGAGGCTCATGCCCATGATCGTGTCGCCCGGCTTGAGCATCGCGAAGAACACGCCCTGGTTCGCCTGCGAGCCCGAGTTCGGCTGCACGTTCGCCGCTTCGGCGCCGAACAGCGCCTTCACGCGATCGATCGCGAGCTGCTCGACGATGTCCACGTATTCGCAGCCGCCGTAATAGCGCTTGCCCGGATAGCCTTCCGCGTACTTGTTCGTCAGTTGCGAGCCTTGCGCCGCCATCACGGCCGGGCTCGTGTAATTCTCCGACGCGATCAGCTCGATGTGCTCTTCCTGACGGACGTTTTCCTGCTGAATCGCTTGCCAGATCTCGGGATCGACGTTCGCAATGGTGCTTTGGGCTCTGTCAAACATACGGTTTCCGTTAAGTGTGTACAGGTTGACCGAAGTGGCCGGATACGTCGCGCAGCCGGCAGCGCAACCGGCTCGACGTGGCGGAGGGATTCCGAGGAACGCGAGGCGGGACAGCCACCGGCAAAGCACGCAACGCGGCGCACAACGGCTGCCCAGGCGAACGGCAAAAACGACGCCCTGCGCTTCACGGTGGGATGCTCCACCTTGACCCCGAAAGGTCGTATCGCC is a window of Burkholderia mallei ATCC 23344 DNA encoding:
- the pilW gene encoding type IV pilus assembly protein PilW, which gives rise to MMRTTRWRAHTLVEVMIAMALGLLILLAAMSLYRVQRAAYSAAVDAARLRDAAQAALALISQQIQMAGFVPLDAYDARAVPGLFGCAAGRPVGADGQTACDPLASRSDGLVVRYVGDGVSTWPTASGQPTDCLGQGVGAADTQPLIVNRFYARVSASTGEPELYCEGSGRPGIAQPLVEGVERLSLRYRLYGAARWADASALSVDDWANVAAVSVCVQVRGRRTGRPARYVDCEGRVASAPDTRARLAWRRYVAVRNRAGT
- the pilV gene encoding type IV pilus protein PilV, whose translation is MLEAAIACALLAVASLGVVAALLAAIRSERDTAACEPAVLVADSWAEMARAGGPSGVDWDASMSGLRHGKLVATNAGADISNVRVEWERSAGLAASPLRCDGDAAAARDAAKSCVTLAYASTQRR
- a CDS encoding GspH/FimT family protein → MRAERDRWATAGFVLVEVMAALMLVALAAMLTAPTLAGARMRDRVDARARVFGALLAYARGEAVRLGARVVLCRSDATAKCIAAGRPCGGGAADWSCGWAVAAADGERGTRLLRRIAPDARVAVTGTTVDVVFTPPAGQVIGGFRSFEFAPADASGAWRGERWRRCLRIAAGGRVRFAEGGCGAST
- the nrdR gene encoding transcriptional regulator NrdR — translated: MRCPFCRHDDTQVVDSRVSEDGAAIRRRRRCSACDKRFTTYERVELALPAVVKKDGSRTEFDRRKIVASMQLALRKRPVAADAIDAAVARIEYQLLASGEREVRSEKLGELVMNELRQLDTIAYVRFASVYRRFEDVSEFEDVIEEFRRAAPAKTPRKR
- the glyA gene encoding serine hydroxymethyltransferase; this encodes MFDRAQSTIANVDPEIWQAIQQENVRQEEHIELIASENYTSPAVMAAQGSQLTNKYAEGYPGKRYYGGCEYVDIVEQLAIDRVKALFGAEAANVQPNSGSQANQGVFFAMLKPGDTIMGMSLAHGGHLTHGSPVNMSGKWFNVVSYGLNEAEDIDYEAAEQLAHEHKPKLIVAGASAFALKIDFERLAKIAKAVGAYLMVDMAHYAGLIAAGVYPNPVPHADFVTTTTHKSLRGPRGGVILMKAEYEKQINSAIFPGIQGGPLMHVIAAKAVAFKEALSPEFKEYQQKVVENARVLAQTLVKRGLRIVSGRTESHVMLVDLRAKNITGKAAEAALGNAHITVNKNAIPNDPEKPFVTSGVRLGSPAMTTRGFGPQEAELVGNLIADVLEHPEDAATIERVRAQVAELTKRFPVYR